A genome region from Clupea harengus chromosome 7, Ch_v2.0.2, whole genome shotgun sequence includes the following:
- the ier3 gene encoding radiation-inducible immediate-early gene IEX-1 has product MYTRSDSIVLSLPTNNFLQDSFSFSSMPRSKEPEIFTFDHIPAQVQHRPAAVTRQRRKNTRVMYPSNVRKYLPPVEKSAAKRWLVILCLVVFLQIWTEEGVIDTQTDGAVSDSACEETTFAQYQVLPFQSAEEQARQMRSISVESQVNEQERVSSEQNSWSLLLNTTCPSCTEEIKCSPEQSTSHGYVVALLYPVYHTLGSDN; this is encoded by the coding sequence ATGTATACGAGATCAGACAGCATTGTATTGTCTTTACCGACAAACAACTTTTTACAAGATAGTTTTTCCTTCAGCTCAATGCCACGTAGCAAAGAACCAGAGATTTTCACCTTCGACCATATTCCTGCTCAGGTTCAGCACCGACCCGCTGCGGTTACCCGCCAGCGACGGAAAAACACACGGGTCATGTACCCATCGAATGTCCGTAAATACCTTCCACCAGTTGAGAAGAGTGCTGCCAAGCGCTGGCTGGTGATCCTGTGCCTGGTGGTGTTCCTGCAGATCTGGACCGAGGAGGGTGTCATTGACACTCAGACCGACGGCGCCGTCTCTGACTCGGCGTGCGAAGAGACGACCTTCGCTCAGTACCAGGTCCTACCATTCCAGTCCGCCGAGGAACAGGCGCGCCAGATGAGGAGCATCTCGGTTGAGTCCCAAGTGAACGAGCAGGAGCGTGTTTCCAGCGAACAAAACTCATGGAGCCTGCTGCTCAACACCACTTGCCCGAGCtgcactgaagaaatcaagtgCTCGCCTGAGCAAAGCACGAGCCATGGCTACGTCGTCGCTCTACTGTATCCAGTTTACCACACGCTGGGAAGCGACAACTAA
- the tor4ab gene encoding torsin family 4, member Ab — protein sequence MRDEEMSNGALESQVDEEEDEEEEKEVVPSGPSLFSPQLRAMMRIRNKYQALKKRRLNGNGAQLTAPGSNMPEVFTFEQSIERAQKKRKKRKSRVLFPSDNRKFLPKEKDKSRAKPFLILFSIIVFLQVYNAIENLDDHVVKYDLEGLEKTLGREVLGQKRAMETLMDHLRDYLSTYSHHQPLALSFHGPSGVGKSHLGRVLVRHFRSVVGDELVVQYFTLHNCPPQESPGQCAADLASRVAQVVARAEEDERIPLVVLDEVQLMQPPMLDALLELLRPDQSNEFLNVIYVLLSSLGQEEITRHILQNSSSSPSSSSSIFWKGQDMEDVIQSSLAKQHPLWAEVDVVALMLLEKSHVVECFLEEMTREGFYPDLGHVEQLAGELSYYSVGGRQYSQNGCKQVVAKVNLL from the exons ATGAGAGACGAAGAGATGTCGAACGGGGCCCTGGAAAGCCAggtggatgaggaagaggatgaggaagaggaaaaagaggttGTGCCCTCCGGCCCTTCCCTCTTCTCCCCACAGCTGCGAGCGATGATGCGAATACGGAACAAGTACCAGGCCCTGAAGAAGCGACGCCTCAATGGCAACGGTGCACAGCTGACGGCACCCGGGTCCAACATGCCTGAGGTCTTCACCTTTGAGCAGTCGATTGAGCGTGctcagaagaagagaaagaaaaggaagtcCCGTGTGCTTTTCCCCAGTGACAACCGCAAGTTTCTCCCCAAAGAGAAGGACAAGAGTCGTGCGAAACCCTTCTTAATCCTCTTCAGCATCATTGTCTTCCTCCAG GTTTACAATGCCATTGAGAACCTAGATGACCACGTTGTGAAGTATGACCTGGAGGGCTTGGAGAAGACCTTAGGGCGAGAGGTGCTTGGCCAGAAGCGAGCCATGGAGACTCTGATGGACCACCTGCGAGACTACCTGTCCACCTACTCCCACCACCAGCCCTTGGCGCTGTCCTTCCACGGCCCCAGCGGGGTGGGCAAGAGCCACCTGGGTCGCGTGCTGGTGCGCCACTTCCGCTCAGTGGTGGGCGACGAGCTGGTGGTGCAGTACTTCACCCTGCACAACTGCCCGCCGCAGGAGAGCCCCGGCCAGTGCGCAGCGGACCTGGCCTCGCGTGTAGCCCAGGTGGTGGCCCGGGCCGAGGAGGACGAGCGCATCCCCCTGGTGGTGCTGGACGAGGTGCAGCTGATGCAGCCCCCCATGCTGGACgccctgctggagctgctgaggCCAGACCAGAGCAACGAGTTTCTCAATGTCATCTATGTGCTCCTCAGCAGCTTGGGCCAGGAGGAGATCACCCGGCACATTCTCcagaactcctcctcctccccctcctcctcctcctctatcttcTGGAAGGGCCAGGACATGGAGGACGTGATCCAGAGCAGCCTGGCTAAGCAGCACCCTCTCTGGGCAGAGGTGGATGTGGTGGCCCTGATGCTCCTGGAGAAGAGCCACGTGGTGGAGTGTTTCCTGGAGGAGATGACACGGGAGGGGTTCTACCCGGACCTCGGCCACGTGGAACAGCTGGCGGGGGAACTGTCCTACTACTCAGTCGGGGGTCGACAGTACTCACAGAATGGCTGCAAGCAGGTGGTTGCTAAGGTGAACCTTCTGTGA